A genomic window from Microbacterium sp. ET2 includes:
- the moaA gene encoding GTP 3',8-cyclase MoaA, with the protein MAAIPVTISPTRSRPDAPPSASTPAGSIGDPLVDTHGRVHRDLRVSLTDRCSLRCTYCMPEQGNEWLARTSILTLDEIERVARVAAADGVSTFRLTGGEPLLRRDLPEIVARLAALRGPDGPVQIAMTTNGIGLRAALPALIDAGLSRVNISLDTLRRDRFRDLTRRDRLADVLDGIDSAAASALRPLKINAVAMRDVNDDELVDLVDFALAHDAQLRFIEQMPLDAGHTWDRQRMVTRDEILATLSERWRLTPVPGRGGAPAERFLLDGGPASVGVIASVTAPFCGACDRLRLTADGQLRNCLFSTTEYDLLPVMRGPAPSDDAIDRMLRSCVHGKLPGHAINDPSFLQPARGMNAIGG; encoded by the coding sequence ATGGCGGCCATTCCGGTGACGATCTCACCCACCCGGTCGCGTCCCGACGCGCCGCCCTCCGCCTCCACCCCGGCCGGGTCGATCGGCGATCCGCTCGTCGACACCCACGGCCGGGTGCATCGTGACCTGCGCGTCTCGCTGACCGACCGGTGCTCCCTCCGCTGCACGTACTGCATGCCCGAGCAGGGCAATGAGTGGCTGGCACGCACCAGCATCCTGACCCTCGACGAGATCGAGCGTGTCGCCCGCGTCGCCGCCGCCGACGGGGTCTCGACCTTCCGGCTGACCGGTGGCGAGCCGTTGCTTCGCCGCGATCTGCCCGAGATCGTCGCGCGGCTCGCCGCCCTCCGCGGTCCGGACGGGCCGGTGCAGATCGCGATGACGACCAACGGCATCGGACTGCGCGCCGCGCTTCCGGCCCTCATCGACGCCGGCCTCTCGCGGGTGAACATCTCGCTCGACACGCTCCGCCGCGACCGCTTCCGCGACCTCACCCGCCGCGACCGGCTCGCCGACGTCCTCGACGGAATCGACTCCGCCGCCGCGTCAGCGCTGCGCCCCCTCAAGATCAACGCCGTCGCCATGCGCGATGTCAACGACGACGAGCTGGTCGACCTCGTCGACTTCGCCCTCGCCCATGACGCGCAGCTGCGTTTCATCGAGCAGATGCCTCTCGATGCCGGCCACACCTGGGACCGCCAGCGGATGGTCACTCGTGACGAGATCCTGGCCACGCTCTCGGAGCGCTGGCGTCTGACCCCGGTGCCCGGCCGCGGGGGCGCCCCGGCCGAGCGTTTCCTCCTCGACGGGGGCCCGGCCTCGGTCGGCGTCATCGCCTCGGTGACCGCGCCGTTCTGCGGCGCCTGCGACCGGCTCCGCCTCACCGCTGACGGGCAGTTGCGCAACTGCCTTTTCTCCACCACCGAGTACGACCTGCTCCCGGTCATGCGCGGGCCCGCACCCAGCGACGACGCGATCGATCGGATGCTGCGCTCCTGCGTTCACGGAAAGCTCCCCGGCCACGCCATCAACGACCCGTCGTTCCTCCAGCCCGCGCGCGGCATGAACGCGATCGGCGGCTGA
- a CDS encoding DUF4190 domain-containing protein, with translation MSDQNPAPADGQQPADPPPAGSYAPPAGHYAPPAAQYAPPAGQYAAPPSYPGAPLPPYAQPGIAYPGGPSSPGGPDTRPKVLAIIALVASIVGLLIAFIPFLGWLSAPILLAALVMAIIALALKSQGGKGLSITALIISVVGGIMAIVVTVVAALFATISTFETIDDGVTDPFSPGGGEPVTSAEPVQILETAFGQDTLDPELWWYVVIVDNPNPDAVFEFGEITTEAVDASGTILDSSTDYITMLPGQVAVSGSFYEVGANQITSLEVIGPDPAVAVTEPSTGAGEFAVGELTAGGDDYVTEVSGTVTGQFPVDQEFVGVTVVARDPGGTIIGGTSTYIERLPADGGSARFEAIFFSPLPADSVYEAYPFL, from the coding sequence ATGTCCGACCAGAACCCTGCTCCCGCAGACGGGCAGCAGCCTGCCGACCCTCCGCCCGCGGGCTCCTACGCACCTCCGGCGGGTCACTACGCGCCGCCTGCCGCACAGTACGCCCCGCCCGCGGGGCAGTACGCGGCACCACCCTCCTATCCGGGGGCCCCGCTGCCGCCGTACGCCCAGCCCGGCATCGCCTATCCGGGAGGGCCGTCCTCGCCGGGGGGACCCGACACCCGCCCCAAGGTTCTCGCGATCATCGCGCTAGTCGCGTCGATCGTCGGGCTGCTCATCGCCTTCATCCCGTTCCTCGGATGGCTCTCCGCGCCGATCCTTCTCGCCGCGCTGGTGATGGCCATCATCGCGCTCGCGCTGAAATCCCAGGGTGGCAAGGGCTTGAGCATCACCGCGCTCATCATCTCGGTGGTGGGCGGCATCATGGCGATCGTGGTGACGGTCGTGGCGGCGCTGTTCGCGACGATCTCGACCTTCGAGACGATCGATGACGGCGTTACCGACCCGTTCTCCCCCGGTGGCGGTGAACCGGTCACCTCGGCCGAACCCGTCCAGATCCTCGAGACGGCATTCGGCCAGGACACCCTGGATCCCGAACTGTGGTGGTACGTCGTGATCGTCGACAATCCCAACCCCGACGCCGTCTTCGAGTTCGGTGAGATCACCACCGAGGCGGTCGACGCCTCCGGCACGATCCTCGACAGCTCGACCGACTACATCACAATGCTTCCCGGTCAGGTCGCCGTGTCCGGGTCGTTCTACGAGGTCGGCGCGAACCAGATCACCTCACTCGAGGTCATCGGTCCCGACCCGGCCGTCGCGGTGACCGAGCCCTCGACCGGGGCCGGTGAGTTCGCGGTCGGCGAACTCACAGCCGGCGGCGACGACTACGTCACCGAGGTCTCCGGCACCGTCACCGGGCAGTTCCCGGTGGATCAGGAGTTCGTGGGGGTCACCGTCGTCGCCCGGGACCCGGGCGGAACGATCATCGGAGGCACCTCGACCTACATCGAGCGCCTGCCGGCCGACGGCGGAAGCGCCCGCTTCGAGGCGATCTTCTTCAGTCCGCTGCCGGCCGACTCCGTCTACGAGGCATATCCGTTCCTCTGA
- a CDS encoding zinc-dependent alcohol dehydrogenase: MRAMTYRGPYKMRVEEKPEPKIEHPQDAIVKVELAAICGSDLHLYHGMMPDTRIGHTFGHEFIGTVHEVGPGVETLRVGDRVMVPFNIYCGSCFFCARGLFSNCHNVNANATAVGGIYGYSHTAGGYDGGQAELVRVPFADVGPWVIPSDLHDEDALLLTDAYSTGYFGAQLADIVEGDTAVVFGAGPVGLAAAHSAWLMGAGRVIVVDHLDYRLDKARSYAKAETVNFGQVNDIVLTLKKMTGGLGADVAIDAVGAEADGHVLQHITAAKLKLQGGSPVALNWAVDAVRKAGTVSVMGAYGPLFSAVKFGDAMNKGLTLRMNQAPVARQWPRLIEHIRSGFIAPRDLITHRFPLEDIAEAYHVFSAKLDGCIKTVVHI, from the coding sequence ATGAGAGCCATGACCTATCGCGGCCCGTACAAGATGCGGGTCGAAGAGAAGCCGGAGCCGAAGATCGAGCATCCACAGGATGCGATCGTGAAGGTCGAGCTCGCGGCCATCTGCGGTTCCGACCTGCACCTGTACCACGGCATGATGCCCGACACGAGGATCGGACACACCTTCGGCCACGAGTTCATCGGCACGGTGCACGAGGTCGGCCCGGGAGTGGAGACCCTCCGGGTCGGCGACCGCGTCATGGTGCCGTTCAACATCTACTGCGGCTCCTGCTTCTTCTGCGCGCGGGGGCTGTTCTCGAACTGCCACAACGTCAACGCCAACGCCACCGCCGTCGGCGGCATCTACGGCTACTCCCACACCGCGGGCGGCTACGACGGCGGCCAGGCGGAACTCGTTCGGGTTCCCTTCGCCGACGTCGGCCCCTGGGTGATCCCCTCCGATCTGCATGACGAGGACGCCCTCCTCCTCACCGACGCCTACTCGACCGGATACTTCGGCGCACAGCTGGCGGACATCGTCGAAGGCGACACCGCCGTGGTGTTCGGCGCCGGGCCCGTCGGCCTGGCAGCCGCTCACTCGGCGTGGCTCATGGGGGCGGGGCGGGTGATCGTCGTGGATCACCTCGACTACCGGCTCGACAAGGCCCGTTCGTATGCGAAGGCCGAGACGGTCAATTTCGGACAGGTGAACGACATCGTCCTGACCCTGAAGAAGATGACGGGCGGTCTCGGTGCCGATGTGGCCATAGACGCCGTCGGGGCGGAAGCGGACGGACATGTTCTGCAGCACATCACGGCGGCCAAACTGAAGCTGCAGGGCGGCTCACCGGTCGCCCTCAACTGGGCTGTCGACGCCGTCCGCAAGGCGGGCACGGTGTCGGTGATGGGCGCCTACGGGCCGCTCTTCAGCGCGGTCAAGTTCGGTGACGCGATGAACAAGGGGCTGACCCTGCGGATGAACCAGGCTCCGGTCGCGCGCCAGTGGCCCCGCTTGATCGAGCACATCCGGTCGGGCTTCATCGCCCCGCGCGACCTCATCACCCACCGGTTCCCGCTCGAGGACATCGCCGAGGCCTATCACGTGTTCTCTGCGAAGCTCGACGGCTGTATCAAGACCGTCGTGCACATCTGA
- the fdhD gene encoding formate dehydrogenase accessory sulfurtransferase FdhD, which produces MGRITARRPVTRVAIGGGEGGTDAVRRRPDALAVEEPLEIRVRGTSLAVTMRTPGHDVELASGFLVSEGVISRGDQFRSAIHCGGPGTGPGSDGNTYNVLDVSLAPDVPPLDPDLARNFYTTSSCGLCGKASIDAVRTVSSHDIAFDEAKVPAATLSGFPDELRRQQDVFDKTGGLHAAALFDATTGEALVVREDVGRHNAVDKVVGWAVLNDRLPLAGTVLQVSGRASFELVQKAVMAGIPILAAVSAPSSLAVELAEDSGLTLVGFLRGASMNIYTHPDRILLAG; this is translated from the coding sequence ATGGGACGCATCACCGCGCGCCGACCCGTCACCCGCGTCGCCATCGGCGGGGGAGAGGGGGGAACGGATGCCGTGCGGCGGCGTCCTGACGCGCTCGCCGTGGAGGAGCCCCTCGAGATCCGGGTGCGCGGCACGTCGCTGGCGGTCACCATGCGAACGCCGGGGCACGACGTCGAACTGGCCTCGGGCTTCCTGGTGTCGGAGGGGGTGATCTCCCGCGGAGATCAGTTCCGTTCGGCCATCCACTGCGGCGGCCCCGGAACGGGGCCAGGCTCCGACGGCAACACCTACAACGTGCTCGATGTCTCCCTGGCGCCTGACGTCCCGCCGCTTGACCCGGACCTCGCCCGGAACTTCTACACGACGAGCAGCTGCGGGCTGTGCGGCAAGGCGTCGATCGATGCCGTCCGCACCGTCTCGAGTCATGACATCGCGTTCGACGAGGCCAAGGTGCCGGCGGCGACGCTTTCCGGCTTCCCCGACGAACTGCGCCGGCAGCAGGATGTCTTCGACAAGACCGGCGGTCTCCACGCTGCTGCGCTCTTCGACGCCACGACGGGCGAGGCGCTCGTCGTGCGCGAGGACGTCGGGCGCCACAACGCGGTGGACAAGGTGGTCGGGTGGGCGGTGCTGAACGACCGGCTTCCGCTTGCCGGCACTGTGCTGCAGGTGTCGGGGCGGGCGAGCTTCGAGCTCGTGCAGAAGGCGGTCATGGCCGGAATCCCGATCCTCGCGGCGGTCTCGGCGCCGTCGTCGCTCGCCGTCGAGCTCGCCGAGGATTCGGGCCTGACGCTCGTGGGATTCCTGCGGGGTGCGTCGATGAACATCTACACGCACCCCGACAGGATCCTCCTCGCCGGCTGA
- a CDS encoding manganese catalase family protein, which yields MFFHRQELQFESTPDKPDAVYARRLQEVLGGQYGEITVAMQYGFQAWNSHLPGKYRDLLYGIGAEEFGHVEMLAIMIAQLLEKAPVEQSEAAAASDPVLGAVLGGMDVQHAIVAGAGARPVDSNGNPWQGSYITASGNLLADFTANANAEMQGRVQVARLYNMTDDHGVRKMLSFLLARDTMHQNQWLRAAAELREEGTEDLPVPINFPLSQEHRDVSYQYLNFSDGAAAADGSWAAGPTPDGKGEFSYHDGPTTSAPMPPPTQPDPRLFGTDPKPNVIDKATGVVKDKLSNK from the coding sequence ATGTTCTTCCATCGTCAAGAACTGCAGTTCGAATCCACGCCTGACAAGCCGGACGCGGTGTACGCCCGGAGGCTCCAGGAGGTGCTGGGCGGACAATACGGCGAGATCACCGTCGCCATGCAGTACGGCTTCCAGGCGTGGAACAGCCACCTTCCCGGGAAGTACCGCGATCTGCTCTACGGGATCGGCGCGGAGGAGTTCGGCCATGTCGAGATGCTCGCCATCATGATCGCCCAGCTGCTGGAGAAGGCGCCGGTCGAGCAGTCCGAGGCCGCCGCCGCGTCCGACCCGGTCCTCGGGGCGGTGCTCGGTGGGATGGACGTGCAGCACGCCATCGTCGCCGGTGCCGGGGCGCGACCCGTCGACAGCAACGGCAACCCGTGGCAGGGGTCCTACATCACCGCCAGTGGGAACCTCCTCGCCGACTTCACCGCGAATGCGAACGCGGAGATGCAGGGGCGAGTCCAGGTCGCGCGGCTGTACAACATGACCGATGACCACGGCGTGCGAAAGATGCTGTCGTTCCTTCTCGCACGGGACACGATGCATCAGAATCAGTGGCTGCGTGCCGCTGCCGAGCTTCGGGAGGAGGGCACGGAAGATCTTCCTGTGCCGATCAACTTCCCGTTGTCGCAGGAGCACCGGGACGTCAGCTACCAGTACCTCAACTTCTCCGACGGCGCGGCGGCAGCCGACGGTTCCTGGGCCGCGGGCCCGACGCCGGACGGCAAGGGCGAGTTCAGCTACCACGACGGGCCGACGACGTCGGCACCGATGCCGCCGCCCACTCAGCCCGATCCGCGCCTGTTCGGCACGGACCCGAAGCCCAATGTCATCGATAAGGCGACGGGAGTAGTGAAGGACAAACTCAGCAACAAGTGA
- a CDS encoding Dps family protein, with product MATTTDKASPATRNKRRPSRGAELTDEQNAEKGFQASETLSDSLQRVLVDLIELSLQGKQAHWNVVGTNFRDTHLQLDEIIDAAREFADDIAERMRALHALPDGRSDTVAETTTLPEFPQGEIATTEVIDLMTERLDAVAGTVREVHDPVDEEDPTSADILHGVLERVEQLSWMVSAENRKPKR from the coding sequence GTGGCCACCACGACCGACAAAGCCTCTCCCGCCACCCGCAACAAGCGGCGGCCGTCGCGCGGCGCCGAACTCACCGACGAGCAGAACGCCGAGAAGGGCTTCCAGGCGTCGGAGACGCTCAGCGACAGCCTGCAGCGTGTCCTGGTCGATCTGATCGAACTCTCCCTGCAGGGCAAGCAGGCCCACTGGAACGTCGTCGGGACGAACTTCCGCGACACCCACCTCCAGCTCGACGAGATCATCGACGCGGCGCGCGAGTTCGCCGACGACATCGCCGAGCGGATGAGGGCGCTGCACGCCCTGCCTGACGGTCGCAGCGACACGGTCGCCGAAACGACCACCCTGCCGGAGTTCCCGCAGGGCGAGATCGCCACCACCGAGGTGATCGACCTGATGACCGAACGTCTCGACGCCGTCGCCGGCACCGTCCGCGAAGTGCACGACCCCGTCGATGAGGAAGACCCCACGAGCGCCGACATCCTTCACGGGGTTCTGGAGCGCGTGGAACAGCTGTCGTGGATGGTGAGCGCGGAGAACCGCAAGCCCAAGCGCTGA
- a CDS encoding L-serine ammonia-lyase, iron-sulfur-dependent, subunit alpha yields MSAYISAFELFSIGVGPSSSHTVGPMRAAGDFARRLREGGALDRVIRISCTLFGSLGATGLGHGTPDAVVAGLRGFEPETVDPDAVRAAWAQWPTGALLEVDGTHPIPFSKDDVVFAPRTRLPGHPNALTLEAWGSEGEAPLLSETYLSIGGGFIRREGADGEVAAAAFPFAFASAAELISLCHDHGITIAELARRNEEALRSPDEIAAGLDAIWDAMAGSVAAGLHTDGVLPGVLGVKRRAAAIRAQLEEAESSGHRELPGEWLGAFALAVNEENAAGGRVVTAPTNGAAGILPAVAMYWWRFLSDSGLGVGNAVTPWGELVGSALLGFGADGAVAAGAAVDAHDTAFVAEANRRRGIRRFLLTATALGSLFKANASISGAEGGCQAEVGSACAMAAGGLTAVMGGTTRQIENAAEIAMEHHLGLTCDPVGGLVQIPCIERNAIAASTAVTAARLALRGDGSHFVSLDAVVETMRQTGIDMSHKYKETSEGGLAVNVIEC; encoded by the coding sequence ATGAGCGCCTACATCTCGGCGTTCGAGCTGTTCTCCATCGGTGTAGGACCCTCGAGCTCCCACACGGTCGGCCCCATGCGCGCCGCCGGCGACTTCGCTCGACGGCTGCGCGAGGGCGGAGCGCTCGATCGCGTCATCCGGATCTCCTGCACGCTGTTCGGGTCGCTCGGTGCCACCGGTCTCGGTCATGGAACCCCCGATGCGGTGGTCGCGGGGCTGCGGGGATTCGAGCCCGAGACCGTGGATCCGGACGCCGTGCGGGCGGCGTGGGCGCAGTGGCCGACGGGTGCGCTGCTCGAGGTCGACGGGACCCATCCGATCCCGTTCTCGAAAGACGACGTCGTCTTCGCTCCGCGGACGCGCCTGCCCGGTCATCCGAATGCCCTCACCCTCGAGGCGTGGGGTTCGGAAGGCGAGGCTCCGCTGCTGTCGGAGACGTACCTCTCGATCGGCGGGGGGTTCATCCGGCGGGAGGGGGCCGACGGCGAGGTGGCCGCTGCCGCCTTCCCTTTCGCGTTCGCGAGCGCGGCGGAGCTCATCAGCCTCTGCCACGACCACGGCATCACGATCGCCGAGCTCGCGCGGCGCAACGAGGAGGCGCTGCGCTCACCGGACGAGATCGCCGCAGGTCTTGATGCGATCTGGGATGCCATGGCCGGGAGCGTTGCGGCGGGCCTTCACACCGACGGGGTCCTTCCCGGGGTGCTCGGGGTCAAGCGTCGTGCGGCCGCGATCCGCGCGCAGCTCGAAGAGGCGGAGTCCTCCGGGCACCGCGAGCTCCCCGGGGAGTGGCTCGGCGCGTTCGCGCTCGCCGTGAACGAGGAGAACGCCGCCGGCGGTCGCGTCGTCACCGCGCCGACCAACGGTGCTGCGGGAATCCTGCCCGCGGTGGCGATGTACTGGTGGCGATTCCTGTCGGACTCGGGGCTAGGCGTCGGCAACGCCGTCACCCCGTGGGGCGAGCTCGTCGGTAGCGCGCTGCTCGGGTTCGGTGCGGACGGGGCCGTGGCCGCCGGTGCGGCAGTCGATGCCCACGACACGGCGTTCGTCGCCGAGGCGAACCGGCGGCGCGGCATCCGGCGGTTCCTGCTGACGGCGACCGCGCTCGGGTCGCTGTTCAAGGCCAACGCGTCGATCTCGGGGGCCGAGGGCGGGTGCCAGGCCGAGGTGGGCTCGGCGTGCGCGATGGCGGCAGGCGGCCTGACGGCGGTCATGGGCGGCACGACGCGACAGATCGAGAACGCCGCCGAGATCGCCATGGAGCATCACCTGGGCCTGACGTGCGACCCGGTCGGCGGACTGGTGCAGATCCCGTGCATCGAGCGCAACGCGATCGCGGCGTCGACCGCGGTGACGGCGGCGCGCCTGGCGCTGCGCGGCGACGGGTCGCACTTCGTCTCGCTCGACGCGGTGGTCGAGACCATGCGTCAGACCGGCATCGACATGTCGCACAAGTACAAGGAGACGAGCGAGGGCGGCCTCGCGGTCAACGTCATCGAGTGCTGA
- the cydB gene encoding cytochrome d ubiquinol oxidase subunit II, translating into MDLPSLWFWIVGFLFLGYFVLDGFDFGVGMSLPFLGRDETSRRQIINTIGPVWDLNETWVIVAGACLFAAFPEWYATLFSGFYLPLLLILLALIVRGVSFEYRHQRDDLRWKRRFDLMIVIGSAVPAFLWGVAVANIVRGVPIDQDFEFTGTLLDLLNPYALLGGATTLLLFFTHGVTFVALKTDGPVHAGARRLAVRAGIVTLAVAAVFLTWTLADAWGGGAPAFPAALIAAGVAAACVLGGVLASARDREGRAFAFGVGAVAGAVLTLWFSLFPNVMPSSTDPAFSLTIQNASSTDYTLTIMSWAALIFLPLVLAYQGWTYWVFRKRVTRRHIETAGAAAAH; encoded by the coding sequence ATGGATCTTCCCTCCCTGTGGTTCTGGATCGTCGGCTTCCTCTTCCTCGGCTACTTCGTCCTCGATGGCTTCGACTTCGGCGTCGGGATGTCGCTGCCCTTCCTCGGCCGCGACGAGACCTCCCGCCGCCAGATCATCAACACCATCGGACCGGTGTGGGACCTCAACGAGACCTGGGTCATCGTCGCGGGCGCGTGCCTGTTCGCCGCCTTCCCCGAGTGGTACGCGACGCTGTTCAGCGGCTTCTACCTGCCGCTGCTGCTGATCCTTCTCGCCCTCATCGTCCGCGGGGTGTCGTTCGAGTACCGTCACCAGCGCGATGACCTTCGCTGGAAGCGGCGCTTCGACCTCATGATCGTCATCGGTTCGGCAGTCCCGGCGTTCCTCTGGGGTGTCGCGGTGGCCAACATCGTCCGCGGTGTGCCGATCGACCAGGACTTCGAGTTCACCGGAACCCTGCTCGATCTGCTGAACCCCTATGCGCTCCTGGGCGGAGCGACGACCCTGCTGCTCTTCTTCACCCATGGGGTGACGTTCGTGGCGCTGAAGACCGATGGACCGGTCCACGCCGGTGCACGCCGGCTCGCCGTCCGCGCCGGAATCGTGACCCTCGCCGTCGCGGCCGTCTTCCTCACCTGGACGCTCGCCGACGCCTGGGGCGGGGGCGCCCCCGCGTTCCCCGCTGCCCTCATCGCCGCCGGTGTGGCGGCCGCGTGCGTGCTCGGCGGCGTGCTCGCCAGTGCTCGGGACCGCGAGGGTCGTGCCTTCGCGTTCGGTGTGGGCGCCGTCGCGGGCGCTGTGCTCACGCTGTGGTTCTCGCTGTTCCCGAACGTGATGCCCTCGTCCACCGACCCCGCCTTCAGCCTGACGATCCAGAACGCCTCGAGCACCGATTACACCCTCACGATCATGTCGTGGGCGGCGCTGATCTTCCTCCCACTGGTCCTGGCGTACCAGGGCTGGACCTATTGGGTGTTCCGCAAGCGCGTCACCCGCCGCCACATCGAGACCGCGGGCGCCGCGGCCGCCCACTGA
- a CDS encoding cytochrome ubiquinol oxidase subunit I, with translation MDLLDPLLLARWQFGLTTLYHYLFVPLTLGLVLVVAIFQTAWHRTGNVKWLHLTRLFGKIFLINFAMGVVTGIVQEFQFGMNWSAYSRFVGDVFGAPLAFEGLMAFFFEATFIGLWIFGWDRLPRLLHLASIWMVVLGSTLSAYFILAANAFMQNPVGYQLAADGGRAELIDIGAVLTNPVVLAAFPHTIFAAWMFAGTVVVAVSAWHLSRGQHLDTMRSSLRFGLWFVIASFIGVAVSGDQLSLVMVATQPMKMAAAEAMWDSACGANASFSIFSIGTPDGTEEIWSLRVPYLLSLLSTHSLDGCVEGLNDLQALYTEQFGAGVDYRPIVWVTYWSFRWMIALGGIAALVAVAGLWVTRTKATRPVARWMWKVAIWSAPLPLLGSLVGWVFTEMGRQPWIVFGLMLTEDGVSPNVPGWTVLISLIAFTLIYATLAVVEFGLILRAAQKGPDTSPPTGGDEDAELATRTTVY, from the coding sequence GTGGACCTCCTCGACCCGCTGCTGCTGGCGCGGTGGCAATTCGGGCTCACGACCCTGTACCACTACCTCTTCGTCCCCCTCACCCTCGGGCTCGTGCTCGTCGTGGCGATCTTCCAGACCGCGTGGCACCGCACCGGGAACGTGAAGTGGCTGCACCTCACGCGCCTGTTCGGCAAGATCTTCCTCATCAATTTCGCCATGGGCGTGGTGACGGGCATCGTGCAGGAATTCCAGTTCGGAATGAACTGGTCGGCCTACTCGAGATTCGTCGGCGACGTCTTCGGCGCCCCGCTCGCCTTCGAGGGCCTCATGGCCTTCTTCTTCGAGGCGACCTTCATCGGGCTGTGGATCTTCGGGTGGGATCGGCTGCCGCGCCTGCTGCACCTGGCCTCGATCTGGATGGTCGTCCTCGGCTCGACCCTGTCGGCGTACTTCATCCTCGCCGCGAACGCGTTCATGCAGAACCCGGTCGGCTATCAGCTCGCCGCCGACGGGGGCCGCGCCGAGCTGATCGACATCGGCGCCGTGCTGACCAACCCCGTCGTGCTCGCCGCCTTCCCGCACACGATCTTCGCCGCCTGGATGTTCGCCGGCACGGTCGTCGTCGCCGTCTCGGCCTGGCACCTCTCCCGCGGGCAGCACCTCGACACCATGCGGTCGTCGCTGCGCTTCGGCCTGTGGTTCGTCATCGCCTCGTTCATCGGCGTGGCCGTCAGCGGCGATCAGCTGAGCCTGGTCATGGTCGCGACCCAGCCGATGAAGATGGCTGCCGCAGAGGCGATGTGGGATTCCGCCTGCGGTGCGAACGCCTCCTTCTCGATCTTCTCGATCGGCACGCCGGATGGGACGGAGGAGATCTGGTCGCTGCGCGTGCCCTACCTCCTCTCGCTGCTGTCCACCCACAGCCTCGACGGGTGCGTCGAGGGTCTGAACGACCTGCAGGCGCTGTACACCGAGCAGTTCGGCGCCGGCGTGGACTACCGGCCGATCGTGTGGGTGACGTACTGGTCGTTCCGGTGGATGATCGCCCTCGGCGGAATCGCCGCCCTCGTCGCCGTGGCGGGACTGTGGGTCACCCGCACGAAGGCGACCCGCCCCGTGGCGAGGTGGATGTGGAAGGTCGCGATCTGGTCGGCACCGCTTCCCCTCCTCGGCAGCCTCGTCGGCTGGGTTTTCACCGAGATGGGCCGTCAGCCCTGGATCGTGTTCGGGCTGATGCTCACCGAGGACGGGGTCTCCCCCAACGTCCCCGGCTGGACGGTGCTCATCTCCCTCATCGCCTTCACGCTCATCTACGCCACTCTCGCCGTCGTGGAGTTCGGGCTCATCCTCCGCGCCGCGCAGAAGGGTCCGGACACCTCCCCTCCCACCGGTGGCGACGAGGACGCGGAGCTCGCGACCCGGACGACGGTCTACTAG